The following are from one region of the Bradyrhizobium sediminis genome:
- a CDS encoding peroxiredoxin-like family protein, whose product MTELHVDGPLQPGDRAPNIVLDAITRQGKIALDDFRGHSPILVGLFRGLHCPFCRRHIAAQAQLDVALREKGIESLTVVNTPIERARLYFRYHPLPNLLAASDPERISHRAFGLPNLEFTESETEWPRKMGMNAVMSMRMALPGELPEPMDPIAAADVLNAKDGYEMTEADQRMAATGTGQLFGQFLLDREGIVRWSFTEVPEGGRRMFGAPTSQELMSAASQVAG is encoded by the coding sequence ATGACCGAACTTCATGTCGATGGGCCACTCCAGCCGGGCGACCGCGCACCGAACATCGTGCTGGACGCGATCACACGCCAGGGCAAGATCGCACTGGATGACTTTCGCGGCCACAGCCCGATATTGGTCGGCTTGTTTCGAGGCCTGCATTGCCCATTCTGCCGGCGCCATATCGCGGCCCAGGCGCAACTTGACGTCGCCCTGCGCGAGAAAGGCATCGAAAGTCTCACGGTGGTCAATACGCCGATCGAGCGTGCGCGGCTCTATTTCCGTTACCATCCGTTGCCCAACCTGCTCGCCGCGTCCGATCCCGAGCGCATCTCGCACCGCGCGTTCGGCTTGCCCAATCTCGAGTTCACCGAGAGCGAAACCGAATGGCCGCGCAAGATGGGCATGAACGCGGTGATGAGCATGCGGATGGCATTGCCGGGCGAACTGCCGGAGCCGATGGATCCGATAGCGGCGGCTGATGTCCTCAACGCAAAAGACGGCTACGAAATGACGGAAGCCGATCAGCGCATGGCCGCAACGGGCACAGGCCAGCTGTTCGGTCAGTTCCTGCTCGACCGGGAGGGGATCGTGCGCTGGAGCTTTACCGAAGTTCCCGAAGGCGGCCGTCGCATGTTCGGAGCGCCGACGTCGCAGGAACTGATGTCGGCCGCCTCCCAGGTTGCGGGCTAG
- a CDS encoding amidase — translation MTLPMSWNDWAQHDGVALAARVRKGELTAKELASQAAAGIAKVDPALSGVVEVFEDAIADPGKDTNLAGPFAGLPFLMKDLGPTMKGRLQEMGSLLMRGNRATADTFLTAKMRQAGLNLIGRTTTPEFGVCSSADNPAVYVTRNPWNTDYTTCGSSAGSAAMVAAGVVPIAHATDGGGSIRIPAGVNGNIGLKVSRGVFSLAPHLSDLTGLVSIQGCQSRSVRDTAVFVDACRGPASGEFMPFWTSPEPYQDMIKRDPGPLKIALSHQWGDYRATPQIASELERVGRFLEGLGHRVDYALPAIDYRAAFDAQTTCYISNFAVVIGNMLAARGLDRPPADLVEPVNIRIWEAGRHTSFAERARMQAVFNTTSRGFGTFFEEWDIILTPITALPTPKVGTVEYLTISDNPSVLDWFGNLWRNFAFTPLANLCGIPAISLPLAEHENGLPLGIQAQARQANDGLLLQLAAQIERAVGGQWNSGRKPRVHVANG, via the coding sequence ATGACTTTGCCGATGAGCTGGAACGATTGGGCGCAGCACGACGGAGTGGCGCTGGCCGCGCGCGTCAGGAAGGGCGAGCTGACGGCAAAGGAATTGGCAAGTCAGGCGGCCGCGGGCATCGCCAAGGTCGATCCGGCGCTGTCGGGAGTGGTCGAGGTCTTCGAGGACGCGATCGCCGATCCCGGCAAGGACACCAATCTCGCGGGGCCCTTTGCCGGCCTGCCTTTCCTGATGAAGGATCTGGGCCCGACGATGAAGGGGCGTTTGCAGGAAATGGGCTCGCTGCTGATGCGCGGCAATCGCGCCACCGCCGATACTTTCCTGACGGCGAAGATGCGCCAGGCGGGACTCAACCTGATCGGACGGACGACCACACCGGAGTTCGGAGTTTGCAGTTCGGCAGACAATCCCGCCGTCTACGTTACGCGCAACCCGTGGAACACGGACTACACGACATGCGGATCATCCGCCGGCAGCGCCGCCATGGTCGCGGCGGGCGTCGTACCGATCGCGCATGCCACTGACGGCGGAGGCTCGATCCGCATTCCGGCCGGGGTCAACGGAAACATCGGTCTCAAGGTTTCACGGGGAGTGTTCTCGCTCGCACCGCATCTTTCGGATTTGACGGGGCTGGTATCGATCCAGGGCTGCCAGTCGCGTTCGGTACGCGATACCGCTGTTTTCGTGGACGCATGCCGGGGTCCCGCATCAGGCGAATTCATGCCGTTCTGGACCTCACCGGAGCCCTACCAGGATATGATCAAGCGTGATCCGGGACCGCTCAAGATCGCGCTCTCGCACCAGTGGGGCGACTATCGGGCGACACCGCAGATCGCATCGGAGCTCGAAAGAGTCGGGCGATTCCTCGAAGGCCTCGGCCATCGCGTGGATTATGCGTTGCCCGCTATCGACTATCGCGCCGCCTTCGACGCCCAGACCACCTGCTACATCAGCAATTTTGCGGTCGTGATCGGCAACATGCTCGCGGCACGCGGGCTGGACCGGCCGCCGGCGGATCTCGTCGAGCCCGTCAACATACGGATCTGGGAAGCTGGCCGGCACACGTCGTTTGCCGAGCGGGCGCGCATGCAAGCGGTCTTCAACACCACCTCCCGCGGCTTCGGGACGTTTTTCGAGGAATGGGATATCATCCTGACGCCGATCACCGCGCTGCCGACGCCGAAAGTCGGCACCGTCGAATACCTGACGATATCGGACAATCCATCGGTGCTGGATTGGTTCGGCAATCTATGGCGCAACTTCGCCTTCACGCCGCTCGCCAATCTGTGCGGGATTCCCGCGATCTCGCTGCCGCTGGCGGAACATGAGAATGGGTTGCCGCTCGGCATACAAGCTCAGGCCAGGCAGGCCAACGATGGGCTGCTGCTGCAGCTGGCGGCGCAGATCGAGCGGGCGGTCGGCGGCCAGTGGAATTCCGGACGGAAGCCCAGGGTGCACGTGGCGAATGGCTGA
- a CDS encoding hotdog domain-containing protein, whose amino-acid sequence MSKTPILNTPLPFDELAEAIQGRRSVYGYISGLRLDRAAPGEAWSSLPYRPVFVGDTGTGVLHGGVVTAMLDESCGMAVQLALDGTRAIATLDLRIDYQKPATPGLDIKAHSFCSRVTRSIAFVRSTAYQESEDDPVATATACFMIGANRTNMLRDRAMEDRALPTLEAPEDPTGPFAQSPFARCLGIRIGEDGTLVMPFSPRIIGNPILPAIHGGMTGAFLETAAIVGVTRELGVSPPKPIGLTINYLRSGRALDSHANVSIVKQGRRVVAFEAQAWQDDRAKPIASAFGHFMLRQAPGVDEE is encoded by the coding sequence ATGTCCAAAACACCGATACTCAATACGCCGCTGCCGTTTGACGAACTGGCCGAAGCCATCCAGGGCCGCCGCTCCGTCTATGGTTACATCAGCGGACTTCGGCTCGACCGCGCCGCCCCTGGCGAAGCCTGGTCGAGCCTGCCGTACCGCCCCGTCTTCGTCGGCGACACCGGGACCGGCGTTCTTCACGGCGGCGTCGTCACCGCCATGCTCGACGAGAGCTGCGGCATGGCCGTCCAGCTCGCGCTCGATGGGACGCGCGCGATCGCCACGCTCGACCTGCGCATCGACTATCAGAAGCCCGCAACGCCCGGCCTCGACATCAAGGCGCATTCGTTTTGCTCCCGCGTAACCCGCTCGATCGCCTTCGTGCGCTCGACGGCCTACCAGGAATCCGAGGACGATCCCGTCGCCACTGCAACAGCCTGCTTCATGATCGGCGCGAACCGGACCAACATGCTTCGGGACCGTGCGATGGAGGATCGCGCGCTGCCGACGCTCGAAGCGCCGGAGGATCCGACCGGCCCATTCGCCCAAAGCCCCTTTGCGCGTTGTCTCGGCATCCGCATCGGCGAGGATGGCACGCTGGTCATGCCCTTCTCGCCGAGGATCATCGGCAATCCGATCCTGCCCGCCATCCACGGCGGCATGACCGGCGCCTTCCTCGAAACGGCCGCGATCGTGGGCGTGACGCGCGAACTCGGAGTGTCGCCGCCGAAGCCGATCGGCCTCACGATCAATTATTTGCGTTCCGGCCGTGCGCTGGACAGCCACGCCAATGTGTCGATCGTCAAGCAGGGTCGGCGCGTCGTCGCTTTCGAGGCGCAGGCCTGGCAGGACGACCGGGCCAAGCCCATCGCCTCGGCGTTCGGTCATTTCATGCTGAGGCAGGCGCCGGGCGTGGATGAGGAATAG